The following proteins are co-located in the Chryseobacterium daecheongense genome:
- a CDS encoding efflux RND transporter permease subunit yields MIKNFINRPVLSTVISILIVILGVLGLISLPVTQYPDIAPPTVSVTANYTGANAETVMKSVVVPLEEQINGVEGMDYITSSAGNDGSANIQVFFKQGIDPDIAAVNVQNRVTRATPLLPSEVTRSGVVTQKQQTSALMYMSFYSENKDLDDVYLQNFLNINIIPNIKRINGVGDAQVFGGKNYSMRIWLDPAKMAAYGVTPDDVTAAINEQSREAAAGSIGQNSGSSFEYIIKYVGKFNEKSQYDNIIIKSLADGQNLMLKDVAKVELAGQSYTGIGENGNNPSISMGFFQTPGSNAQDIIKNIKAYLKASEGSFPKGIKYTFNFDTNEFLDASIDKVVHTLIEAFILVFIVVYIFLQDFRSTLIPAIAVPVSIVGAFFFLNLFGYSLNLLTLFALVLAIGIVVDDAIVVVEAVHAKMEHGISDAKKATVEAMDEITGAIISITLVMASVFIPVTFITGPTGVFYQQFGITLIVAIIISAINALTLSPVLCSLFLKPHSEHHQEYKNMNILQKFFYKFNIAFRTTTERYGRGFVFLLRHKWVTLIIFAITGGILFWASSTMKKGFVPTEDRGIIFTDVQLPPGSSMERTYNALKTLQANAMKIPGVQNVTISTGRGFLSGNGSNNGLAFIKLKPFDERKKDNLTSEDITKKLFGISGKVPDAKVVFFQPPSVPGFGNSAGFEMVLLDKSGGEYTALDDKTNEFIGKLMERPEIEFAQTSFNTKYPQYQMEINVPLAKQLGVSVNSILSTMQGYIGGIYTADFTKYGKQFRVMVQALPENRKNIDNLNDLYVKTGSGIMSPISQFVTLDKTYGPQSVSRYNLFTSVKITGGNSQGYSSGDAITAVQQVAKETLNQNYDVEFTGLTREELNSGSQTVLIFGLSLIFVYFILSAQYESYILPLIVVISLPLGVMGAYFGQKIMGLENNIYFQIALIMLVGLLAKNAILIVEFAVQRRHHGETIVMSAINAAKARLRPILMTSFAFIFGLLPLVLASGIGAVGNRSIATGAAIGLLIGTVLGLIVIPVLYVIFETLQEKIKPIKREDINLAE; encoded by the coding sequence TGTTACCCAGTACCCGGACATTGCGCCTCCTACAGTGAGTGTTACAGCAAACTATACGGGAGCTAACGCGGAGACGGTGATGAAAAGTGTGGTAGTTCCTTTGGAGGAACAGATTAACGGGGTAGAAGGAATGGATTATATCACTTCTTCTGCAGGAAACGATGGATCTGCCAATATTCAGGTTTTCTTTAAGCAGGGGATTGATCCGGATATTGCAGCGGTAAACGTACAGAACCGTGTTACAAGAGCAACACCATTACTTCCAAGTGAAGTAACCCGTTCAGGGGTTGTTACTCAGAAGCAGCAAACCAGTGCCTTGATGTATATGTCTTTCTATTCCGAAAATAAGGACCTCGATGACGTTTATCTTCAAAATTTCCTGAATATTAACATTATTCCTAATATCAAAAGGATTAATGGAGTTGGAGATGCTCAGGTTTTCGGTGGGAAAAACTACTCGATGAGAATATGGCTGGATCCTGCGAAAATGGCAGCCTATGGAGTAACACCGGATGATGTTACAGCGGCTATTAATGAGCAGAGTAGAGAAGCAGCAGCTGGATCCATCGGACAAAACAGTGGTAGTTCTTTTGAATACATCATTAAATATGTAGGGAAATTCAACGAGAAATCTCAATATGATAACATCATTATCAAGTCTCTTGCCGATGGCCAGAATCTGATGCTTAAAGATGTTGCCAAAGTTGAATTGGCTGGGCAATCTTATACCGGAATTGGGGAGAATGGAAATAATCCTTCCATCAGTATGGGATTCTTTCAGACACCAGGTTCCAATGCTCAGGACATTATTAAGAATATTAAAGCATACTTAAAAGCATCAGAGGGAAGTTTTCCTAAAGGGATTAAATATACTTTCAACTTTGATACCAATGAGTTCCTTGATGCCTCTATTGATAAGGTTGTTCATACCTTAATTGAAGCATTTATTCTGGTATTCATTGTAGTGTATATTTTCTTACAGGATTTCAGATCTACTTTGATCCCGGCTATTGCAGTTCCGGTATCTATTGTGGGAGCATTCTTCTTCCTGAATTTGTTTGGATATTCACTCAACCTTTTAACCTTATTCGCGTTAGTACTTGCTATTGGTATTGTAGTGGATGATGCCATTGTCGTCGTCGAGGCCGTTCATGCTAAGATGGAGCATGGTATTTCCGATGCTAAAAAGGCTACCGTAGAAGCGATGGATGAGATTACTGGAGCAATTATTTCAATTACATTGGTAATGGCATCCGTATTTATTCCGGTAACTTTTATTACCGGTCCGACAGGGGTATTCTATCAGCAGTTTGGTATTACACTTATCGTAGCGATCATCATTTCGGCAATCAATGCATTAACGTTAAGTCCGGTTTTATGTTCACTATTCCTTAAACCTCATTCTGAGCATCACCAGGAATACAAGAATATGAATATCCTTCAGAAGTTCTTCTATAAATTCAATATAGCATTTAGAACAACCACTGAACGTTACGGAAGAGGATTTGTTTTCTTATTAAGACATAAATGGGTTACCCTGATCATCTTTGCCATTACAGGAGGAATTTTATTCTGGGCAAGTTCAACGATGAAAAAAGGATTCGTTCCTACTGAAGACCGTGGAATTATCTTTACCGATGTGCAGCTTCCTCCGGGATCATCTATGGAAAGAACCTATAATGCATTGAAAACACTACAGGCTAACGCAATGAAAATTCCGGGAGTTCAAAACGTTACCATTTCTACCGGTAGAGGTTTCTTATCCGGAAACGGAAGTAATAATGGTCTTGCCTTTATTAAATTAAAACCTTTTGATGAAAGGAAAAAAGATAATTTAACCTCTGAAGATATTACGAAAAAACTATTTGGAATTTCAGGGAAAGTGCCGGATGCCAAAGTCGTATTCTTTCAGCCACCAAGTGTACCCGGTTTTGGTAACAGTGCAGGATTTGAGATGGTATTGCTGGATAAATCCGGTGGTGAATATACCGCGCTTGATGATAAAACTAATGAATTCATCGGTAAGCTTATGGAAAGACCCGAGATAGAATTTGCACAGACCTCGTTCAATACAAAGTACCCGCAATATCAAATGGAAATTAATGTTCCTTTGGCAAAACAATTGGGAGTTTCTGTAAATAGTATCCTAAGTACAATGCAGGGATATATTGGAGGGATTTATACAGCTGACTTTACGAAATACGGAAAACAATTCCGAGTAATGGTTCAGGCTCTACCTGAAAACAGAAAGAACATCGATAATCTTAACGATCTCTATGTAAAAACAGGTTCGGGTATAATGTCTCCTATTTCGCAATTTGTGACATTAGACAAAACATATGGTCCACAGTCTGTAAGTCGTTATAACCTTTTTACATCAGTAAAAATTACAGGGGGGAATTCCCAGGGCTACAGTTCCGGGGATGCTATTACTGCGGTACAGCAGGTAGCGAAAGAAACACTGAATCAGAATTACGATGTTGAGTTTACCGGATTGACAAGAGAAGAATTAAACTCCGGATCTCAAACCGTATTAATCTTTGGGCTAAGTTTAATTTTTGTCTACTTTATCCTTTCTGCGCAATATGAAAGTTATATTCTTCCGCTGATTGTTGTGATCTCACTTCCATTAGGGGTAATGGGAGCTTATTTTGGACAAAAAATCATGGGCTTGGAAAACAATATCTATTTCCAGATTGCCTTGATCATGTTGGTCGGATTATTGGCTAAAAATGCCATTTTGATTGTTGAATTTGCCGTTCAGAGAAGACATCATGGTGAAACCATTGTCATGTCTGCAATCAATGCTGCGAAGGCAAGATTAAGACCGATTCTGATGACCTCATTTGCCTTTATATTTGGTCTATTACCATTGGTGCTGGCAAGTGGAATCGGGGCGGTAGGAAACAGATCTATTGCAACAGGTGCTGCCATTGGATTATTGATAGGAACAGTATTAGGGCTCATCGTAATTCCTGTATTGTATGTGATCTTTGAAACATTGCAGGAAAAAATCAAACCGATTAAAAGAGAAGACATCAATTTAGCTGAATAA
- a CDS encoding TolC family protein → MKSLINIIKGVTFSVFILGAISSCMARKEYERPKNVVDEKLFRTDMLPKDSASIADISWKEIFTDPILQGHISKALENNLDIRIALQSIASAEAYLKQSKAAYQPTVSIGPNYTFQTQSINTQFGQIIGERRYVNQFDITATIGWEADIWGKLKAQEKAQLATYLGTVAAHKAVKSSLVASVASAYYQLLTFDSQKRIIQETIDVREKNLETTKALKESGTVTEVAVQQSEALVFNAKSLLIDIDTQIQSLENTMSLLMGEPSHAIERSTLEGQNLPKDIKLGYPAQLLANRPDVMRAEYNLMNAFELTNSAKAQFYPTLKLTGTGGVQSVDIDHLFSVNSLFANVVTGLAQPILNRRQIKTNYDVSLANQETAYLNFRKTVLTAGKEVSDAIRVFGVQDSFIELKRKELDAYKKSVDFSQELVNYGMANYLEVLNASVNSLNAELNISNAEYNKMKAAVDLYQALGGGWK, encoded by the coding sequence ATGAAAAGTTTAATAAACATCATAAAAGGAGTAACTTTTTCAGTTTTCATACTGGGAGCCATTTCATCATGTATGGCGAGAAAAGAGTATGAAAGACCGAAAAATGTCGTTGACGAAAAGCTTTTCCGTACCGATATGCTTCCTAAGGACAGTGCAAGTATTGCTGATATCTCATGGAAAGAAATTTTTACGGATCCCATATTACAGGGGCATATTTCAAAAGCTTTAGAAAACAATTTAGATATCAGAATTGCATTACAGAGTATTGCCTCTGCCGAAGCTTATCTTAAACAAAGTAAAGCAGCATATCAGCCAACGGTTTCAATCGGACCCAATTACACGTTTCAAACCCAATCCATCAATACCCAGTTTGGTCAGATCATTGGAGAAAGACGTTATGTAAATCAATTTGATATTACAGCGACTATAGGTTGGGAAGCGGATATCTGGGGTAAATTAAAAGCTCAGGAAAAAGCTCAGCTTGCCACTTATTTAGGAACAGTTGCCGCACACAAGGCTGTAAAAAGCAGTTTGGTAGCCTCAGTAGCTTCTGCTTATTATCAGCTTTTGACTTTCGATTCGCAGAAAAGAATTATTCAGGAAACCATTGATGTCCGGGAAAAAAACCTTGAAACAACAAAAGCTCTGAAAGAGTCAGGAACGGTAACTGAAGTGGCGGTTCAACAAAGTGAAGCGTTGGTTTTTAATGCGAAATCTCTACTTATTGATATTGATACTCAAATCCAGTCTTTGGAGAATACAATGAGTCTGTTGATGGGAGAACCTTCTCATGCCATTGAAAGATCAACACTAGAGGGCCAAAACCTTCCGAAGGATATCAAACTTGGATATCCGGCTCAATTACTGGCCAACCGTCCGGATGTAATGCGTGCGGAATACAATCTGATGAACGCTTTTGAATTAACCAACTCTGCGAAAGCACAGTTTTACCCTACACTAAAACTTACCGGAACCGGTGGAGTACAGTCTGTAGATATTGATCATTTATTCAGTGTGAATTCGTTATTTGCCAATGTAGTAACAGGCTTGGCGCAACCTATTCTCAACAGAAGACAGATCAAAACGAATTATGACGTGAGCCTGGCCAATCAGGAAACGGCTTATCTGAATTTTAGAAAAACAGTTCTTACTGCAGGAAAAGAAGTATCTGATGCAATACGGGTATTTGGAGTACAGGATTCTTTTATTGAACTTAAAAGAAAGGAACTGGACGCGTATAAAAAATCAGTAGATTTTTCCCAGGAATTGGTTAACTATGGTATGGCCAATTACCTTGAAGTGTTGAATGCGAGTGTAAATTCATTGAATGCAGAATTGAATATTTCAAATGCAGAATACAACAAAATGAAAGCTGCAGTTGACTTATACCAGGCACTAGGTGGGGGTTGGAAGTAA
- a CDS encoding GNAT family N-acetyltransferase, with translation MTLEIQPIGNTYSEQVIDLILNIQQKEFNIPITIEDQPDLLKIESFYKEGGGNFWGAFLDKELVGTIALVKFDEKAAAIRKMFVKKEFRGKEHQIAQKLLDILISYCRENKIEEIMLGTVSVLNAAMRFYERNRFQKIAKEDLPPSFPLMSADNVFYILNLNEI, from the coding sequence ATGACATTAGAAATCCAACCTATCGGTAATACTTATTCCGAACAAGTCATAGATTTGATTCTGAATATTCAGCAAAAAGAATTTAATATTCCTATCACGATCGAAGACCAGCCGGATCTTTTGAAGATTGAAAGCTTTTATAAAGAAGGGGGCGGAAACTTTTGGGGCGCTTTTCTGGATAAAGAGTTGGTAGGTACCATTGCTTTAGTTAAATTTGACGAAAAGGCTGCAGCCATCAGAAAGATGTTTGTTAAAAAAGAATTCAGGGGAAAAGAGCATCAGATCGCACAAAAATTATTAGATATCCTGATTTCGTATTGCAGGGAAAATAAAATTGAAGAAATTATGCTGGGGACAGTTTCTGTGCTGAATGCGGCCATGCGTTTTTATGAACGTAACCGGTTTCAGAAAATTGCCAAAGAAGATCTCCCTCCTTCATTTCCTCTGATGAGTGCTGATAACGTCTTTTATATTCTTAATTTAAATGAGATCTAA
- a CDS encoding MarR family transcriptional regulator: MNVINESGILAISTRLQRLSEQLRKDGALVYKAFDIDFEPKWFPVIFTLYHKQPLSVVELANEIGYTHPSTISLLKELEKEKMIISKKDKQDERKRLIGLAPKGLELIEKMKPVWELISTVLGEIADNNNHLLKAIDETEEKLANQSFLQRALQLKNTK, encoded by the coding sequence ATGAATGTTATTAACGAATCCGGAATTCTTGCGATATCCACAAGATTGCAAAGGCTAAGTGAACAGCTCCGTAAAGATGGAGCTTTGGTTTATAAGGCATTTGATATTGATTTTGAGCCTAAGTGGTTTCCTGTTATCTTTACACTTTATCACAAACAGCCCCTGAGTGTTGTGGAGCTGGCCAATGAAATAGGGTATACCCATCCCTCTACAATAAGCTTACTTAAGGAACTTGAAAAGGAGAAGATGATTATTTCAAAAAAGGATAAGCAGGATGAAAGAAAACGTTTGATCGGATTAGCACCTAAAGGCCTTGAACTCATCGAAAAAATGAAGCCCGTATGGGAACTTATTTCAACTGTTTTGGGAGAAATTGCCGACAACAACAATCACTTATTAAAAGCCATTGATGAAACAGAAGAAAAACTGGCAAATCAGTCCTTTTTACAACGTGCTTTGCAATTGAAAAATACTAAGTAA
- a CDS encoding membrane lipoprotein lipid attachment site-containing protein, translating into MKKLFFLLLATFALIGCSSDDDTIYDYIGTWSGTYDGSDKGVWNIVVASDGTVNGTMHSDVNNENYKIAGHLNDSGELNASVGLPSDGSFNGNLGTDKKGNGSWTNAVPTPTRSGSWTGEKDKSQ; encoded by the coding sequence ATGAAGAAACTTTTTTTTCTTTTATTAGCAACTTTTGCACTAATAGGATGTAGCTCAGATGATGATACGATCTATGATTACATCGGAACCTGGTCAGGAACTTATGATGGAAGCGATAAAGGGGTTTGGAATATTGTAGTCGCAAGTGATGGAACCGTAAATGGAACAATGCATTCTGATGTTAATAATGAAAATTACAAGATTGCCGGTCATTTAAATGATTCAGGGGAATTAAACGCTTCAGTTGGTCTTCCGTCTGATGGTTCTTTCAACGGAAACCTGGGTACTGATAAAAAAGGAAACGGAAGCTGGACAAATGCTGTTCCTACTCCTACAAGATCCGGATCATGGACTGGGGAAAAAGATAAAAGTCAATAA
- a CDS encoding Crp/Fnr family transcriptional regulator, with translation MIICENLLLQNGGEVIEYRANECIVEEATCAKYYLQIIKGTAKMNSVHFDGKEYFYGLPFNGHCIAESYLFTDKKYPFSAIAISDCKIIRVEKNQFIQLIENIPSLLVNLYAYTAERIHYKNLMLSTLGCVTSQERLTILLDYIKEFYTLNDTRPFIIPYTRQQLASLTGLTIESVIRTVKRMESRNLLSIVNGKIFY, from the coding sequence ATGATAATATGCGAAAATCTGTTACTTCAAAATGGGGGAGAAGTAATAGAATATCGGGCTAATGAATGTATAGTAGAAGAGGCTACTTGCGCAAAATATTATTTACAGATTATAAAAGGTACAGCAAAGATGAATTCAGTTCATTTTGACGGTAAAGAATATTTTTATGGCCTGCCTTTCAATGGGCATTGCATTGCAGAATCTTATTTATTTACTGATAAAAAATATCCTTTTAGTGCAATAGCAATTTCAGATTGTAAGATCATTCGCGTAGAAAAGAATCAGTTTATACAACTTATAGAAAATATTCCTTCTCTTTTAGTTAATTTATATGCCTATACAGCAGAAAGGATCCACTATAAAAATCTTATGCTCTCAACACTGGGATGTGTCACTTCTCAGGAGCGATTAACTATTTTATTAGATTATATTAAAGAGTTTTATACATTAAATGATACCCGCCCCTTTATTATACCTTATACCAGACAGCAATTGGCATCGTTGACGGGGTTAACTATTGAATCGGTCATAAGGACAGTTAAAAGGATGGAGAGCCGTAATCTGCTTTCAATCGTAAATGGGAAGATTTTCTATTAA
- a CDS encoding Crp/Fnr family transcriptional regulator, which produces MIIREDLLLAHGAVYKEFQPDEIIFEEGSQPKYYYQICTGTVELFNYHSNGKEFIQNILNDGQSIGESLLFTDRPYPMNAITKTNCILLCLGKNDFNNLVSQDANVMQNLLQCLSERLYYKYLMLFNLSGIEPATKIKTVLDYIKDYNLREVSDTVQVPFTRQQIANLTGLTVETVIRTIKKMETENILKIERGKIHY; this is translated from the coding sequence ATGATAATACGTGAAGATTTATTGCTGGCACATGGTGCGGTTTACAAGGAATTTCAACCAGATGAAATAATATTTGAAGAAGGCAGTCAACCTAAATATTATTATCAGATATGTACTGGTACAGTGGAGTTATTTAATTACCACTCAAACGGAAAAGAATTTATTCAGAACATTTTAAATGACGGACAAAGTATTGGTGAATCCCTGTTATTTACAGACAGACCTTATCCAATGAACGCAATTACAAAGACAAATTGCATTCTGTTATGTCTTGGCAAAAATGATTTTAATAATCTTGTAAGCCAGGATGCTAACGTAATGCAGAATTTATTACAATGTTTGTCTGAAAGGTTGTATTACAAATATTTAATGCTTTTTAATTTATCAGGCATTGAGCCTGCTACAAAGATTAAAACAGTTCTGGATTATATTAAAGATTATAATTTAAGAGAGGTATCTGATACTGTCCAGGTTCCGTTTACCCGTCAACAGATTGCAAACCTTACCGGTCTGACGGTAGAAACGGTGATAAGAACCATAAAAAAAATGGAAACGGAAAATATCCTGAAAATAGAAAGAGGAAAAATCCATTATTAA
- a CDS encoding C40 family peptidase, whose amino-acid sequence MTTGLFIGKMRIKQIAALLIVTSTVISCGSSKSVSSKKSNTKTVARSENLRRLDSNFNGKVSGSINSILKDAEKYIGTPYKFGGSTSSGFDCSGFTVKVFEENDQKLPRRSSDQADTGKKIDISEVKPGDLLFFATAGGSRVSHVGIVHDIGNDGEIRFIHASTSKGVMISSLNEKYWNKAYLHARRVL is encoded by the coding sequence ATGACAACAGGATTATTTATTGGAAAAATGAGAATAAAGCAGATTGCTGCTTTGCTGATTGTAACCTCTACTGTGATTTCATGCGGAAGCAGCAAAAGTGTTTCTTCAAAAAAGAGCAACACAAAAACAGTGGCAAGATCTGAAAACCTCAGACGTCTGGATTCAAATTTCAATGGGAAAGTGTCTGGCTCAATCAATAGTATTCTGAAAGATGCTGAAAAGTACATTGGAACTCCGTATAAATTTGGAGGCAGTACTTCTTCAGGATTCGATTGTTCCGGTTTTACGGTAAAAGTATTTGAAGAAAACGACCAGAAATTACCTCGAAGATCCTCTGATCAGGCAGATACAGGAAAAAAAATTGATATCAGTGAAGTGAAACCCGGGGATTTGCTGTTTTTTGCAACTGCAGGTGGAAGTAGGGTATCACATGTTGGCATTGTTCATGATATAGGAAACGATGGCGAAATCCGATTTATCCATGCTTCAACCTCAAAAGGGGTGATGATTTCTTCTTTAAATGAAAAGTATTGGAATAAAGCGTATCTGCATGCCCGAAGGGTTTTATAA
- a CDS encoding LytTR family DNA-binding domain-containing protein, translated as MGNKRFAFIKTDKKLIKLFFDDIIVIKGLGNYVEIYTRDQKRYIYYKTLKDLIENLPDEFMRIHNSYIVNLTNIESFENNQIIYKDLKITVAKSYRECFTNTLHRMML; from the coding sequence ATGGGAAATAAGAGATTTGCCTTCATCAAAACAGATAAAAAACTGATTAAACTTTTCTTTGATGATATTATCGTCATAAAAGGACTCGGTAATTATGTCGAAATTTATACCCGTGACCAGAAACGATATATTTACTATAAAACGCTGAAAGATTTGATTGAAAATTTACCCGATGAATTTATGCGTATTCATAATTCATATATTGTGAATCTAACGAATATTGAATCTTTCGAAAATAATCAAATAATATATAAAGATTTAAAAATTACTGTAGCGAAAAGCTATCGGGAATGTTTTACAAATACCTTACATAGAATGATGCTATAA
- a CDS encoding DUF2255 family protein, translated as MNKQMAIKYVNESEITGIKAGLQRETFLDIWMVVVNDRIFARSWGFAERSWYNTFLKDSCGQIKCGDHIFTIHACIPADLIDLTFSINQAYLMKYSTKQYAKPITRQKHIDRTMEFIICE; from the coding sequence ATGAATAAACAAATGGCTATAAAGTATGTAAATGAAAGTGAAATTACTGGAATAAAAGCCGGTTTACAGCGGGAAACTTTTTTAGATATCTGGATGGTAGTTGTAAATGATCGAATTTTTGCCCGTTCCTGGGGCTTTGCTGAAAGAAGTTGGTATAATACTTTTTTAAAAGACTCTTGTGGACAAATAAAATGTGGAGATCATATATTTACCATCCATGCTTGTATTCCAGCTGATCTTATCGACCTTACTTTTTCTATTAATCAGGCTTATTTAATGAAATACAGCACCAAACAATATGCAAAACCGATAACCAGGCAAAAACATATTGATAGAACGATGGAATTTATTATTTGTGAATAG
- a CDS encoding 2,3,4,5-tetrahydropyridine-2,6-dicarboxylate N-succinyltransferase: MSLQQTIENIWDNRDLLQNEDSQKAIREVISLLDSGELRVAEPTENGWQVNEWVKKAVVMYFPIQKMETIEVGPFEFHDKIPLKRNYAEKGVRVVPHAIAREGAFVASGVIMMPSYVNIGAYVDSGTMVDTWATVGSCAQIGKNVHLSGGVGIGGVLEPLQAAPVIIEDDCFIGSRCIVVEGVHVEKEAVLGANVVLTASTKIIDVTGDQPIEIKGRVPARSVVIPGSYTKQYPAGEYQVPCALIIGTRKESTDKKTSLNDALRENNVAV; the protein is encoded by the coding sequence ATGTCGTTACAACAAACTATTGAGAACATCTGGGATAATAGGGACTTATTACAAAATGAAGATAGCCAGAAGGCGATAAGAGAAGTTATTTCTTTATTGGATTCCGGAGAACTTCGTGTTGCTGAACCTACGGAAAACGGGTGGCAGGTAAATGAATGGGTGAAGAAAGCTGTAGTAATGTATTTCCCGATTCAGAAAATGGAGACCATTGAAGTGGGACCATTTGAATTCCATGACAAAATTCCTTTGAAGAGAAATTATGCTGAAAAAGGAGTACGTGTTGTACCTCATGCTATTGCAAGAGAAGGAGCTTTTGTTGCTTCAGGAGTAATTATGATGCCTTCTTATGTAAATATCGGGGCTTATGTAGATTCAGGAACAATGGTAGATACTTGGGCAACCGTTGGAAGCTGTGCACAGATCGGTAAAAATGTTCACCTTAGCGGTGGTGTTGGCATCGGTGGTGTTTTAGAACCATTACAGGCTGCACCGGTAATTATTGAAGACGATTGTTTCATTGGTTCAAGATGTATCGTGGTAGAAGGAGTACATGTAGAAAAAGAAGCGGTATTGGGAGCGAATGTAGTATTAACTGCTTCAACAAAGATCATCGACGTTACAGGAGATCAACCGATTGAGATCAAAGGTAGAGTGCCTGCCCGTTCAGTGGTAATTCCTGGAAGCTACACCAAACAATATCCGGCAGGGGAATATCAGGTTCCTTGTGCTTTGATTATTGGTACAAGAAAAGAATCTACAGACAAGAAGACTTCTCTTAATGATGCATTAAGGGAAAATAATGTAGCTGTATAA